One part of the Phoenix dactylifera cultivar Barhee BC4 chromosome 4, palm_55x_up_171113_PBpolish2nd_filt_p, whole genome shotgun sequence genome encodes these proteins:
- the LOC103708153 gene encoding histone deacetylase 6 isoform X1 produces the protein MPMPTAMSMSGSRGPFGEGEGASLPASSGADAKKRRVTYFYEPTIGDYYYGQGHPMKPHRIRMAHNLVVHYSLHHLMEVCRPFPASADDIRRFHSDDYVDFLSALVSPAPAPAPADPRLLKRFNVGEDCPVFDGLFEFCQASAGGSIGAAVKINRGDADIAINWAGGLHHAKKCEASGFCYVNDIVLGILELLKFHRRVLYVDIDVHHGDGVEEAFFTTDRVMTVSFHKYGDFFPGTGHIKDNGFGKGKYYALNVPLNDGTDDDSFRGLFRPIIQKVMEVYQPDAVVLQCGADSLAGDRLGCFNLSVKGHADCLRYLRSFNVPLMVLGGGGYTIRNVARCWCYETAVAVGVEPDNKLPYNEYYEYFGPDYNLHIEPKNIENQNSPQDLETMRNVLLEHLSKIQHVPSVQFQARPPDAETPEEEDEDMDRRPQRQLWSGECYDSEPEEGKRPQHGHSSLSDISAAHSDNMFQGQKLVHDAGPAIKI, from the exons ATGCCCATGCCGACGGCCATGTCCATGTCCGGATCCCGAGGGCCGtttggggagggggagggggcgtCGCTGCCGGCGTCGTCGGGAGCGGACGCGAAGAAGCGGCGGGTGACCTACTTCTACGAGCCGACAATCGGGGACTACTACTACGGACAGGGGCACCCGATGAAGCCCCACCGCATCCGGATGGCCCACAATCTGGTCGTGCACTACTCCCTCCACCACCTCATGGAGGTCTGCCGCCCCTTCCCCGCCTCCGCCGACGACATCCGCCGCTTCCACTCCGATGACTATGTCGACTTCCTCTCCGCCCTCGTCTCCCCCGCCCCCGCCCCCGCCCCcgccgacccccgcctcctgaAGCGCTTCAACGTCGGCGAGGACTGCCCCGTCTTCGACGGCCTCTTCGAGTTCTGCCAGGCCTCCGCTGGCGGTTCCATCGGCGCCGCCGTCAAGATCAACCGCGGCGACGCCGACATCGCCATCAACTGGGCTGGCGGTCTTCATCACGCCAAGAAGTGCGAGGCCTCCGGCTTCTGCTACGTCAACGACATCGTCCTCGGCATCCTCGAGCTCCTCAAGTTCCACAGG CGTGTACTCTATGTAGACATTGATGTCCATCATGGAGATGGTGTTGAAGAGGCTTTTTTCACAACTGATAGAGTCATGACTGTCTCATTCCACAAATATGGGGACTTCTTTCCTGGGACAGGGCATATCAAGGACAATGGTTTTGGGAAAGGAAAGTACTATGCTTTGAATGTTCCTTTGAATGATGGCACAGATGATGATAGCTTCCGTGGACTATTTAGGCCAATCATTCAAAAAGTAATGGAGGTTTATCAGCCTGATGCAGTGGTTCTCCAGTGTGGTGCAGATTCCTTGGCTGGAGATAGGCTAGGTTGCTTCAACTTGTCAGTGAAGGGGCATGCAGATTGTCTACGATATCTCAGATCTTTTAATGTACCTCTGATGGTATTGGGTGGTGGAGGTTATACTATTAGGAATGTTGCTCGCTGCTGGTGCTATGAG ACAGCTGTTGCAGTTGGAGTGGAACCTGATAATAAGTTGCCGTACAATGAATATTATGAGTACTTTGGTCCTGACTATAATCTTCATATTGAACCAAAAAACATAGAGAATCAGAACTCTCCACAAGATCTCGAGACAATGAG GAATGTTTTGTTGGAGCACCTTTCGAAGATACAGCATGTTCCAAGTGTACAGTTTCAGGCCAGACCTCCAGATGCAGAAACTCCTGAGGAG GAAGATGAGGATATGGATCGCAGGCCGCAACGTCAACTATGGAGTGGTGAATGTTATGATTCTGAACCAGAAGAGGGCAAAAGGCCTCAACATGGACATTCTAGCTTAAGCGATATATCTGCAGCGCACTCTGATAATATG
- the LOC103708153 gene encoding histone deacetylase 6 isoform X2, which yields MPMPTAMSMSGSRGPFGEGEGASLPASSGADAKKRRVTYFYEPTIGDYYYGQGHPMKPHRIRMAHNLVVHYSLHHLMEVCRPFPASADDIRRFHSDDYVDFLSALVSPAPAPAPADPRLLKRFNVGEDCPVFDGLFEFCQASAGGSIGAAVKINRGDADIAINWAGGLHHAKKCEASGFCYVNDIVLGILELLKFHRRVLYVDIDVHHGDGVEEAFFTTDRVMTVSFHKYGDFFPGTGHIKDNGFGKGKYYALNVPLNDGTDDDSFRGLFRPIIQKVMEVYQPDAVVLQCGADSLAGDRLGCFNLSVKGHADCLRYLRSFNVPLMVLGGGGYTIRNVARCWCYETAVAVGVEPDNKLPYNEYYEYFGPDYNLHIEPKNIENQNSPQDLETMRNVLLEHLSKIQHVPSVQFQARPPDAETPEEEDEDMDRRPQRQLWSGECYDSEPEEGKRPQHGHSSLSDISAAHSDNMGQKLVHDAGPAIKI from the exons ATGCCCATGCCGACGGCCATGTCCATGTCCGGATCCCGAGGGCCGtttggggagggggagggggcgtCGCTGCCGGCGTCGTCGGGAGCGGACGCGAAGAAGCGGCGGGTGACCTACTTCTACGAGCCGACAATCGGGGACTACTACTACGGACAGGGGCACCCGATGAAGCCCCACCGCATCCGGATGGCCCACAATCTGGTCGTGCACTACTCCCTCCACCACCTCATGGAGGTCTGCCGCCCCTTCCCCGCCTCCGCCGACGACATCCGCCGCTTCCACTCCGATGACTATGTCGACTTCCTCTCCGCCCTCGTCTCCCCCGCCCCCGCCCCCGCCCCcgccgacccccgcctcctgaAGCGCTTCAACGTCGGCGAGGACTGCCCCGTCTTCGACGGCCTCTTCGAGTTCTGCCAGGCCTCCGCTGGCGGTTCCATCGGCGCCGCCGTCAAGATCAACCGCGGCGACGCCGACATCGCCATCAACTGGGCTGGCGGTCTTCATCACGCCAAGAAGTGCGAGGCCTCCGGCTTCTGCTACGTCAACGACATCGTCCTCGGCATCCTCGAGCTCCTCAAGTTCCACAGG CGTGTACTCTATGTAGACATTGATGTCCATCATGGAGATGGTGTTGAAGAGGCTTTTTTCACAACTGATAGAGTCATGACTGTCTCATTCCACAAATATGGGGACTTCTTTCCTGGGACAGGGCATATCAAGGACAATGGTTTTGGGAAAGGAAAGTACTATGCTTTGAATGTTCCTTTGAATGATGGCACAGATGATGATAGCTTCCGTGGACTATTTAGGCCAATCATTCAAAAAGTAATGGAGGTTTATCAGCCTGATGCAGTGGTTCTCCAGTGTGGTGCAGATTCCTTGGCTGGAGATAGGCTAGGTTGCTTCAACTTGTCAGTGAAGGGGCATGCAGATTGTCTACGATATCTCAGATCTTTTAATGTACCTCTGATGGTATTGGGTGGTGGAGGTTATACTATTAGGAATGTTGCTCGCTGCTGGTGCTATGAG ACAGCTGTTGCAGTTGGAGTGGAACCTGATAATAAGTTGCCGTACAATGAATATTATGAGTACTTTGGTCCTGACTATAATCTTCATATTGAACCAAAAAACATAGAGAATCAGAACTCTCCACAAGATCTCGAGACAATGAG GAATGTTTTGTTGGAGCACCTTTCGAAGATACAGCATGTTCCAAGTGTACAGTTTCAGGCCAGACCTCCAGATGCAGAAACTCCTGAGGAG GAAGATGAGGATATGGATCGCAGGCCGCAACGTCAACTATGGAGTGGTGAATGTTATGATTCTGAACCAGAAGAGGGCAAAAGGCCTCAACATGGACATTCTAGCTTAAGCGATATATCTGCAGCGCACTCTGATAATATG
- the LOC103708153 gene encoding histone deacetylase 6 isoform X3 has translation MPMPTAMSMSGSRGPFGEGEGASLPASSGADAKKRRVTYFYEPTIGDYYYGQGHPMKPHRIRMAHNLVVHYSLHHLMEVCRPFPASADDIRRFHSDDYVDFLSALVSPAPAPAPADPRLLKRFNVGEDCPVFDGLFEFCQASAGGSIGAAVKINRGDADIAINWAGGLHHAKKCEASGFCYVNDIVLGILELLKFHRRVLYVDIDVHHGDGVEEAFFTTDRVMTVSFHKYGDFFPGTGHIKDNGFGKGKYYALNVPLNDGTDDDSFRGLFRPIIQKVMEVYQPDAVVLQCGADSLAGDRLGCFNLSVKGHADCLRYLRSFNVPLMVLGGGGYTIRNVARCWCYETAVAVGVEPDNKLPYNEYYEYFGPDYNLHIEPKNIENQNSPQDLETMRNVLLEHLSKIQHVPSVQFQARPPDAETPEEEDEDMDRRPQRQLWSGECYDSEPEEGKRPQHGHSSLSDISAAHSDNMDRL, from the exons ATGCCCATGCCGACGGCCATGTCCATGTCCGGATCCCGAGGGCCGtttggggagggggagggggcgtCGCTGCCGGCGTCGTCGGGAGCGGACGCGAAGAAGCGGCGGGTGACCTACTTCTACGAGCCGACAATCGGGGACTACTACTACGGACAGGGGCACCCGATGAAGCCCCACCGCATCCGGATGGCCCACAATCTGGTCGTGCACTACTCCCTCCACCACCTCATGGAGGTCTGCCGCCCCTTCCCCGCCTCCGCCGACGACATCCGCCGCTTCCACTCCGATGACTATGTCGACTTCCTCTCCGCCCTCGTCTCCCCCGCCCCCGCCCCCGCCCCcgccgacccccgcctcctgaAGCGCTTCAACGTCGGCGAGGACTGCCCCGTCTTCGACGGCCTCTTCGAGTTCTGCCAGGCCTCCGCTGGCGGTTCCATCGGCGCCGCCGTCAAGATCAACCGCGGCGACGCCGACATCGCCATCAACTGGGCTGGCGGTCTTCATCACGCCAAGAAGTGCGAGGCCTCCGGCTTCTGCTACGTCAACGACATCGTCCTCGGCATCCTCGAGCTCCTCAAGTTCCACAGG CGTGTACTCTATGTAGACATTGATGTCCATCATGGAGATGGTGTTGAAGAGGCTTTTTTCACAACTGATAGAGTCATGACTGTCTCATTCCACAAATATGGGGACTTCTTTCCTGGGACAGGGCATATCAAGGACAATGGTTTTGGGAAAGGAAAGTACTATGCTTTGAATGTTCCTTTGAATGATGGCACAGATGATGATAGCTTCCGTGGACTATTTAGGCCAATCATTCAAAAAGTAATGGAGGTTTATCAGCCTGATGCAGTGGTTCTCCAGTGTGGTGCAGATTCCTTGGCTGGAGATAGGCTAGGTTGCTTCAACTTGTCAGTGAAGGGGCATGCAGATTGTCTACGATATCTCAGATCTTTTAATGTACCTCTGATGGTATTGGGTGGTGGAGGTTATACTATTAGGAATGTTGCTCGCTGCTGGTGCTATGAG ACAGCTGTTGCAGTTGGAGTGGAACCTGATAATAAGTTGCCGTACAATGAATATTATGAGTACTTTGGTCCTGACTATAATCTTCATATTGAACCAAAAAACATAGAGAATCAGAACTCTCCACAAGATCTCGAGACAATGAG GAATGTTTTGTTGGAGCACCTTTCGAAGATACAGCATGTTCCAAGTGTACAGTTTCAGGCCAGACCTCCAGATGCAGAAACTCCTGAGGAG GAAGATGAGGATATGGATCGCAGGCCGCAACGTCAACTATGGAGTGGTGAATGTTATGATTCTGAACCAGAAGAGGGCAAAAGGCCTCAACATGGACATTCTAGCTTAAGCGATATATCTGCAGCGCACTCTGATAATATG